A single genomic interval of Bradyrhizobium sp. AZCC 1693 harbors:
- a CDS encoding Gfo/Idh/MocA family oxidoreductase codes for MSSKGSAFDAKTDAKRALRVGVVGAGVMGSNHARVLAGLPDVTLVGIVDPLPEHRARATALAGCRAFADLEELFDEGVDAITIAAPTHLHHEIALACITRNIHLLVEKPVASTVEEGQDIVNAARSAGVTLMVGHVERFNPAVAAIKQAISGEDILSIGITRVGPFPPRMSNVGVVIDLAVHDIDLIRWFTESDIVEVQPQLSSAVAEREDIALLQFRTASGVLAHINTNWLTPFKARSVTVATRGKYVMGDLLTRQVTECFGFKPDGSYSMRHLPVGHDEPLRAELIAFLDAVRTGNVPAVSGDEGVASLEIAIRCLEQPAKPAASAARKGPRRIAG; via the coding sequence ATGAGTTCCAAAGGGTCCGCATTCGACGCGAAGACCGATGCAAAACGCGCGCTACGTGTAGGCGTGGTCGGCGCGGGCGTGATGGGCAGCAACCATGCCCGCGTGCTGGCCGGTCTGCCTGATGTGACGCTGGTCGGTATCGTCGATCCGTTGCCGGAACACCGCGCGCGCGCCACCGCGCTCGCCGGTTGCCGCGCGTTCGCCGATCTTGAGGAGCTGTTCGACGAAGGCGTCGACGCCATCACGATCGCGGCGCCGACCCACCTCCATCACGAGATTGCGCTGGCCTGCATCACGCGCAACATCCACCTCCTGGTCGAGAAGCCGGTCGCCTCGACGGTGGAGGAGGGGCAGGACATCGTCAACGCGGCGCGCAGTGCCGGCGTGACGCTGATGGTCGGCCACGTCGAGCGCTTCAATCCAGCGGTCGCCGCGATCAAGCAGGCGATCTCGGGCGAGGATATTCTTTCGATCGGCATCACCCGCGTCGGGCCGTTTCCACCGCGGATGTCCAATGTCGGCGTCGTCATCGATCTGGCCGTGCACGATATCGATCTGATCCGCTGGTTCACCGAATCCGATATCGTCGAGGTGCAGCCGCAGCTTTCCAGCGCGGTCGCCGAGCGCGAGGATATCGCGCTGCTGCAGTTCCGCACCGCCTCGGGCGTGCTCGCCCACATCAACACCAACTGGCTGACGCCGTTCAAGGCGCGCAGCGTCACGGTTGCGACCCGCGGCAAATATGTGATGGGCGATCTGTTGACGCGTCAGGTCACCGAGTGCTTCGGCTTCAAGCCCGACGGCAGCTATTCGATGCGGCATCTGCCGGTCGGCCATGACGAACCGCTGCGCGCTGAACTGATCGCGTTCCTCGATGCCGTCCGCACCGGCAATGTGCCGGCGGTTTCCGGCGACGAGGGCGTCGCCAGTCTCGAAATCGCAATCCGCTGCCTCGAGCAGCCCGCCAAGCCCGCGGCCTCCGCCGCGCGCAAGGGACCGCGC